The stretch of DNA GACAGATTGGCATCGAAGCTCGCGACGCCCAAGGCGACATCGGAACGACAGAGGTGCAAATTCAACTCACCGATGTGAATGAACCACCTGTTGCTGGAAACCAAGAGTTTGCGTTACCTAGCCAAATCGAATCGGGCGCGGTGCTCGGAACGATCTCGGCAGATGACCCGGACCAGGGGGAGCAGTTGACGTTCGGGATTACCGACGGAAACGATGACGGTGCCTTTGCAATTGATCCGAAGACCGGTGAGCTGACAGTCGTCTCTCCGGAAAAACTAAATGCCCGGTCCGCGCGTCAAGCGGCCTTGTCGATCAGCATCGCTGACCGTGCGGAAGCATCAACCACGGCGACCGCCACGATTGATTTGGGAATCGCCCAGGCAGATTCATCACTGGCTGCCGCCATTCGGGCCATGTCCGCAGAAAATGAAGACACCGACGATACGACCCATCCCGTGGACAGCCAAACGGCAGCGGTTGTAGCAAAGCCGACCCCCAAAACCAAACCAGCTCCGCCCGTGACTCCCAAAGTTGCAACGTCGGCCACAGCACCGGCCGCGGTTGCAACGGCGGTACCCACGAATGTCGTTCCTGCATCCAACAAACGAGCGGCAGCGAGTTGGTTGCTACTTTGTATCGGAGGTGCTGCGGTCGTTTGGGGTGCAGTCTTGGTGCTGACGTCCTTGCGTCAGCGGCGAATGTCGGCGACTCTTAGGAAATCCATTGCCGCCGCTCATCACGATGAAGAATTGCTGCATGAGCGGATGCTGAGTTTGGACGCGTTTTCTAATGAATTACGTGCCGAACGCGATGAGTTGATGGCTACGCGGCGGCTGCTTACTGGAGAATTCGAGAAACTCAAGTCGCTGTTGGGGCGGCAAACTGAGGAACTCCGCTCGACTGACACTGTGCTGCAACATGGCGATGAAATACTACAAAAACAAATGGCCATGGCTGCTGCTCCTGCACCTGTAACAGGCCCCGCCGGCGAGACTTTAGATTCGGTGCGCCGCCAATTCGCCGTGCAACACCAACGCTTGGGGACATTGCAGGAAACGATGGAGCAACGCGATCGCGAGCTGATCGATACCTGTTCTAAAATGGATACGCGTCTGGAGGAAGTTTTGCAGAAAGTGTCGCTGATTGACACTTTTGACGAATCGCAACAGGGAGGCGGAGATGACTTACCTCCATCTGAGGAAGATAACGTTGCCGGAGCCCATGCGATGGCTGCCTGGGACAAACGACAAGCGCAGATCCAGGAACTGGAACAACAATTCGATAGCAGTACCGGCGAACCTTCTCCAAGCGGAATGGCCACGAAAGCCTCTTTGCAAGACGAGGCCATGACATCGACGGCTGTAAGCGACATGGAATTTGACTATGGACTTCTCGACGCCAAGCCATCGCCTGGTGAACTCTTTACCGATGACCCCGCTACCGATGAGCACGTTACCGAAGAGATGCAACAAAAGTGGGCGGCCCGTACGGAACTGAATACACTCCGCTCAGTGGCGAATCAATCCACTCGAACAACTCTTGCGAATTACTCCCGCAAGAAATTTCTCAGAAGTAAACTGCTGTTGGGTTCGCTGGCGCTGTTTGGAGTCAGTTTCGCGATGCTCCTGTGGCTGGGCGGATTGGGGGCCAATGCCTCGCAGTCCTCGCTGGGCTGGGGGGCTTTGGGAACAGGTGCCGTCGCAACGGTCTTGCTGGTCTCCTCTTGGTTTAAACACCGCAGGTAGTCGCAAGCGGCTGACGTCACTCGAGACGTAAAAACCTTAGACATAAAAAAACGGGGCGGAGGGACATCAGCGTCACCTCCGTCCCGTTTGTTTTTTTATCGCTGGTAGCCTGATGAACCAGCCCATGCTTTACGGGTCGATGAGCAGCAAGGCGCGTGTGGCCGCATTGCGTACGCCTGGGTTATCGTCGTTCATTGCTTCGAGCAATTCCGGAACGACCGTTTTCGACGGCGAACCGACAGCCCCTAAGGCGAAGGCGGAAACTTCTCGCACGCGAGCATTCTCATCACTCAGCCGAGCTGCCAAAGCTTTCACCACGACATTGCTGTTGGGTGCGATCTCTGCCAAGGCATAGGCGGAAACCCAACGGACGTCGGCGTCGGCATCGTCCAAGGCGCTGGTCAATACGGCAATGGAGTTCGCATTTTTGCCGGCCACCTTCCACAAGGCTTCAGCCGCTTGCAAATTGCCCGGCGTCACTTCGCATTCTGACGCAGAGACGAGCATCGGGACTGCTTTTTCGGCTGGCGGACCAATCTCGCCCAAGGCGACTGCTGCCAACGACTGCACCGAATTGGCGCCGTCACTCAGCCCGTTGGAAAGTGTGGGGACCGCAAACTCGGTTTTATGGGTGATCCGCCACAAGGCCAACGCAGAGTGCATGCGCACCTTGGCGTCGGCATCGTGCAGCAAGACCGTTAATGCGGGAACCGCGGGGGCCGCTTCCTCTTTCATCATTCCCAACCGATAGACAAGTTTGTCTCGATTGGGTGCGTTTGGGTTGCTCAGTGCTTGCAACAGATCAGCGACGTCCCCTTCTGCTTCCAGGGGAATCGGTAGGGCCGGGGCCGTTGTCGGAAAAGTGGATGTCGGGCGACGGTCGTCGACTGCAATGTCGGAAGCAGCCGGGGTTTCAATGGTCTCTAACCGAACCAACGGTTCGCGGCGATTGATCTGCCGCGGTTTGCGCGTCACTTGAATCGCAGGTTGTTCAGACGCTGTCGTGGTTCGCTCGGTCGTGGTCACTTGCCGTCGCGTACGCGGCGGTAGAAACAGATCGCTGGATGCTTCTTCATCATTGGCCGGGACCGGTTCCGACTCAACGGGCGGAGCTTCCGGAGGCAAGTCCAACGCAGGAGCATCTTCGGAAATATCCGGCACCGGATTAATATCGGTGGGGACGTCGTCAGCCGGTTCTTCATAAGGGAGAGCCGGTGGCACGGGCGGAGGCCCATCCTCAGCCGGGACGTCACCAGTATCGACCGGCAGGTCACCGTCGTCGGCCGGTTCGGGGGCCGGGACGTCAACCGGCATCTCGGAGTCACCCGGATATTGCGGCTGCATCATCGTCGGCGAACTGGGACAGAATCCCCCCGGCGGGCAGTTTTGGAAGTCTTGAGGAAAGACCCGCCAACACGTGGGGAAGTATCCGTAATACTGTTGGCAATGAGGACTAATCTTCACCGGATCGTATTCGGTTCGATTTTCTTTGTGAAAGAGTCCTTTGAACCACCCCGCCGATACGGTCGTTGGCCAGAAGATGGGAATGACTGCGAGGGCAGTCACGACAGACAGAAGCCGACTAGCCGACCATGATTTCTTTAACACGATGATCTGCCTCCCTGCGGGGCGTTTTCAGTAACAAGACCTCGATCCCCTGCGCGCTCAGGCAACGCAAATTCGAAGACCGCTTCCCGCATTTTGGTGGAAGGGTTTCGAGGCTGGGTCGGATCCAGGTAGGTTATTTGGTCGTTGAGGTCCCCCCTGCGCAAAACCAATTCTTGCGCGGCAGGACCACGGGTATGGTTTACATCGGTTGGCGCACCCGGTCCATTTGAAGGAATTGCGCCGGTTATGCCCGACTTGACGTCTCTTGCCTAGATTGACATTCGCGGCTGTCCCGAAACGATGACGATCGCAGTCCCATTACGATCGCAATGGGCGGTCAACGTAACCCAGGGCGTCGCTGCGCTTTGCCCTGGGCTGACATGTTATGGCTCCGTCGGGGCGAGATCAGCGACCACTCGACGGTACCAAGTGTATTTATGCCTTTGGCCGCTATTGCACCTCAATCGAGGCCCCAACGGGGCCACACAAGTCAGCCCAGGGCAAGGGTGCGTGAGCGAAGCGAACGCCCCGCCGCCCTGGGTTTGGATGGCCGTAGAGCGATTTAGCCCTGAAAGGGCGACACAATTCATTGGCTTAAACAACGCCAAATTTCGCCGCCGTCCAGGGATTCATTCGCGAGACACGAATTGAGATCGCTCGGCCGATTTGCTACGCTCAGCACAGCAATCGCAGGTTTTCCCGGACTGAGATGTTCTAGAACCGGGACCGTGTTTAGAGACCGTTGCGAATTGACCCGGCGGGAGCGAGTCCGATGAGTGACGAAAAAACGATCTTCAAAAAAATCATTGATAAAGAGATTCCAGCAGACATCGTTTTCGAAGATGACCTCTGCTTGGCATTTCGCGACGTCAATCCACAAGCACCCACGCACGTGCTGGTGATCCCTAAACAGGAGATTCCTTCCGTCGCGGATTTAGCAGATAGCGACGCCGCCTTGGCGGGTCACTTGCTGTTGGTAGCCCGCGACGTGGCAAAACAGTTAGAATTGGACAGTGGATTTCGTCTGGTGGTCAACAACGGTCCCGGAGCAGGCCAAACAGTGGATCATCTGCACATCCATATTCTGGGAGGTCGCAGCTTGGTTTGGCCGCCCGGATAAATCCGCACGGTGAAATTGCTCGCTGAGGAATAGAACCGTACTTCGTTTCACTGATTAGATCCTACCCCCGTTGATATTCGCCTTTGCAAAGACATCGCTCATGAATTTTAAGGAACACCGCATGCGATCGACTAAACCTCTGATTGCCTTTGTTGTCATGGCCGCCATGGGAACGTTGTTGTGGGCCGGAGCCGAGGGGGACGTTCCTTCGGGAGAGCGGATGATTGCCGCCGCCACCAAATTTGAGAACTCTCTCAATGCCAAACAGCGCAGCAAAGCGGAGTTTCAATTCGACGACGAGGAACGCTTGAACTGGCATTTCATTCCCCGCGAGCGGAAAGGTCTTCCGCTGAAAGACCTGGAAGGGGAGGCACTCAAGGCGGCTCACAACCTGATTCAATCGGGCCTGTCGGATGCCGGTTATACGCAGGCACTGGATGTAATGAGCCTCGAAGAGGTGGTCTACCTGCTTGAACAAGGGGACCGGCAAGAACGTCGCGAACGCCGCGACCCGGACAAGTATTATCTGAGCCTGTTCGGTAAGCCGAACCCGCAAGGGAAATGGGGCTGGCGACTGGAAGGGCATCACCTGTCGTTGAATTTTGTCGTCCAAGATGGCAATGTCGTCTCGAGTACACCGGAGTTCTTTGGCGCCAATCCTGGCTACATCAGTGCCGGACCGGGACGGGAAATTCGTGTGTTGGCGGCCGAAGAAGATTTCGCACGGCAAATCGTCAACATCAGCACTCCGCAGCAGCTAAAAACAATCTGGATCAGTGAAAAGGCGGACAGAGACATCCGGGGCGCTGGCGAATCGCAACCGGTGGTCACCGATCCGATTGGCTTAGCCTATCGCGACATGAGTGACGAACAACAAAAACTATTATCCGCACTGCTCAGCGAATATCTGCGGAACATGCCGCAAGACATTTCGCAGCAGCGGCACGCGGAATTGAAGGCGGCCGGTTTAGACGACATTACTCTCGCTTGGTGGGGCGGTCGCGAACGGAACGAACCGCACGCGTACCGGTTGCAGGGACCGACCTTTATTGTCGAATACAACAACACCCAAAACTCCGCCAATCACATTCATTCCATCTGGCGCAACCTCAGCGGCGATTTCGATGTCGCCCGCAATCAGTAAATGATTCCGGTCAAGGTTACGCCGTCTGCAGCCGCAATCACAAAAGAGTTTTTAACCACGAAAAGAACGGTGATTCGTCGTCCGTGCTACTAACATCCAAAATCTTTTCGCCATTCCCGGCTTTTGAGTTTGCCTCTAACAGATAAACCACGAAAGACGCGAAATACACGAAAAAAAGACAGAGGAAACGACATAGACTTGCGGCGCTGAAGTAGAACTTAAAAAACAAAACTTGGATGAAAATAACTTAGGTTCTTTTTCGAGTGTTTCGTTTTTTTCGAGGTTCAGTTTTTTTGCTGACATTGCGGTAGCAGGCCACACCGGATGTTTAACGGCTCTTATTCCCTAATCGAACGTCATCCCTTAAGGCTCACACGTTCGTGTTTTTCATGAGGTCGACCGATGAGTCAAGTCGTCAGCAGTGCGTTGGAACAAGAGTACCGCGATGCGTTTCCGGAATCGGCAAAGCATTTTCAGCAAGGCCGTGAGACGTTTCCCAGCGGCGTGACGCATGATGCGCGGTATCTAGAACCGTTTCCTGTCTATGTCCATTCGGCTGCGGGATCGCGCAAGCAAACCGTCGAAGGTCGTGAATTGGTCGATTATTGGATGGGGCACGGATCGATGTTGTTGGGGCATAGCCACCCGGCCGTCGTCGCTGCCGTCCAAAAACAAGCGGCGCTTGGCACGCACTATGGTGCCTGTCACGAATCAGAAATGCGCTGGGCGGAATGGGTCATCAAACTTGTTCCTTCGGCCCAGCGGGTGCGATTCGTCAACAGCGGCACCGAAGCGACATTGATGGCACTTCGTGTCTCTCGCATCGTCAGCGGCAAAACGAAGGTGATCAAATTCGCCGGCCATTTTCACGGTTGGCATGATGGTTTGATCCCCGGCGCGGATGCTCCGCACGATACCGGTAGCTACGCCATGCCGGGTGTGACCGATAGCGTGATGGGCGACTTGGTGATTGTGCCGCCCAACAATTTGGCTGCCTTAGAACAGGCCATTGACGAGCACGACCCGGCTTGCGTGTTTGTCGAAGCGACCGGCGGGCACTTCGGGGCTGTTCCCGTACGGGGCGAGTTTCTCCGCGGCTTGCGCGAATTGACCGAGCGTAAGGGGGTGATCCTGGTCTGCGACGAAGTGATCACCGGGTTTCGTGTGCATCCCAGTGGAGCACAGGGGTATTACGAATTTGTGCCCGACCTGACAACGATGGCCAAAATCCTCGCCGGCGGACTCCCCGGCGGCGCGCTGGCCGGCCGTGCGGACTTAATGGCGGCGCTGGAATTCGACAATCCGCACGGCAAAAAAATGAAGCACCCCGGCACGTTCAACGGCAATCCGCTTTCCGCCGCAGCCGGGATTGCTGCTTTGGAAATCGTCTCCACCGGCGAGCCTTGCACGCATGCCAACGAGGTCGCACGACGGCTCCGTACGGAGATCAACGAGGTCTTCGCCCGCAAGAATGCGCCGTGGGTGGCGTATGGAGAATTTTCGGCCGTCAATATCTTGCCGAACTACACGGGTCCCCGCCCCGAGAGCGACGATTTCATTCCGCACGACAACCAGTTGGAAAAACTGGACATCAGCTTTGATCGCAGGCTCTCCAGCGCCTTCCGCATGGCGTTGTTGCTCAATGGCGTTGACTTTTTCGGCTGGAAAGCCATGACTTCAGCAGCGCATAGCGACGAGGACATCCAACAAACCGTCGCTGCCTTCGACCACATGATCGACCGCCTCCGCGACGAAGGCCTGTCGGAGTAGCTTCAACGATCTCACCACATAGATCGTAGGGCAGGCTCCCGCCTGCCGGATGATACGTTGGACGTGGCTTGGCAAATCCGGCGGCAGGCGGGAGCCTGCCCTACTTACTTACAACTTGTAGAAGCATACTAAACTTTGCGTGAACGCTATCGGAAACCATGAGGCTGTGATGTTTATTGAGGGACGCCGTTACGATACCGGAGAGCCGGTCCGCATTTCGATTGATCAGGGGCGGATTGCCACCATCGAACCCGCGCGCCCAACCGGCCCCATTGAAGAGTGGCCGTATGTCGCACCGGGGATGTTTGATTTACAGATCAACGGCCATGGGGGCATCTGGTATTCGCAACCGGGACTGACTGCCGAAGATATCATCGGCACGCTGATACCGCATTTCGCGCACGGTGTTACGCGGATATTTCCGACGTTGATCACCAACTCATTCGAGAATCTAGCTTCCGGGTTCACAGCAATTCGCCAAGCTTGTGAACAAGAAGCGTGGGTTGCGGAAATGGCCCCCGGTTGCCATTTGGAGGGTCCGTACATTTCGCGCGAAGATGGACCGCGCGGGGCGCATGGTTTGGAGTATGTCCGCGACGCCGATTGGGATGAGTTTTCTCGCCTGCAAGAGATCTCCGGCAACCGCATTAAACTCTTAACCTTGGCACCCGAAGTACCCGGCGCGATTGAGTTGATTCGCCGTGCGGTCAAATCGGGTGTGACTGTCTCCATTGGGCATACGGCGGCCACACCGGAGGACATTCGCGCCGCTGCCGATGCCGGCGCTACGCTGAGCACGCATTTGGGCAATGGTGCCCACGGCATGCTGCGGCGGCATCCTAATTATATCTGGGAGCAACTGGCCGAAGACCGCCTGCATACCAGTATCATCTGCGACGGACATCACCTGCCCGCCAGTGTGGTGAAGACGATTCTCCGCGTGAAGTCGCCCCAGCGGACGATTCTGACCTGCGATGCGGCCGGCTTAGCGGGATGCCCGCCGGGTGAGTATCGTAATGCGGGCGTTGACGTCGAAGTTTTGGCCGATGGCCGGATTGTGATTGCCGGACAGGATCAACTGCTCGCCGGTTCCACTCTTTGTACCGATGCCTGTGTTGCCAACGCTATGCGTCTGGGCGGCGTATCTTTGAAAGAGGCGATCGATATGGCGGGACGAGTCCCCGCGCGGTTGGTGGGGCTGGAAACGATCGAACTTCTGCCCGGTTCTCGAGCAGACTTGATCACGTTCCACGTTTCGCCTGAGTCAAATTGCCTGGACATCCGTGCAACATTGTTTGGTGGTGAATACCGGCATGGCGGCTGATGCCAGCCGGTGGAGCGAGGAAAACTCATTTCGGCACAGTCCTTGCTGGTTTTCCCTACCGTGCGCAAGGATACACTTGAACATCGTTCGGGAGATGATATCATCAAATTAGGGAAATTTCGTAGCCTCGTGCTGCCTCTTCCCGTACCATGGAAAAGTGCACGCAGCCCGAAATCCGACTGAGAGGCCAGTACTCAGGAGAAACAGGCTGAATACTTTTGGGAGAATTGTCGCAGCGTGAATCGACCATCAGCTTAAGGAATCGTGGGAGGGGCAACCGAAGACCGCTATGTTTCGCGTGAAATCCTTGTGGTGCCCTCATTCGTCGCCCCCGTGGACAGACAACAGCCTGAACTCGTAACAATCTCATGCGTTTAACCTCCGTCGATAACCTAGGCCATCAATTGGTTCGCTTGGAGTTCGTCACTCAGTCCGAACTCGCGGCCTGCATGGCTCAATTGCGCGGCAACGGCAGCACGCCGGAGGATCTGTTAAGGCTGTTGGAACGCAAACAGCACGTGACGTCTTACCAAGTGGGCAAGATTTTGCGGGGCGAAATCGATTTTCTCGTGCAAGGGCGGTACACACTGATGTACCGCAATGGGGCGGGAAGTTTCGCACGCGTGTTTCGTGCCAAAGCCCGTGACACGGGCGAGATGGTCGGCATCAAATTGCTCAGGCAGCGATACGTACAAGACCCCGGAAGCGTCGCCGAATTTCATCGCGAAGCGCAATTGGGCAAGACGATGAAGCATCCCAACATCGTGCCGATTTACGATGTGGGGCGAAACGGCGACCACCATTATTTCTCGATGGAGTTCATCGAGGGGGGAAACCTCCGCGAGTTGATGCGGATTCGCAAAAAGCTTTCAGTCGCCGACGCCACGCGTTCGACGCTCGACATGGCCAGTGGTTTGGAATACGCCCTGGGCCGCGGCTTCACACACCGCGACCTGAAAATGACCAACGTCCTGCTGAGCAGTAAAGGGGTCGCCAAGTTAGTCGACTTCGGATTGGCGGGCGGGGATTTGCATTTGCACCACGAACCGGGCGAGAGTTCAGCGCGGGCCTTGGAGTATGCTACGCTAGAAAAATCAACGGGTGTTCCGCCCAACGATCCCCGTAGCGACCTATTTTTTCTGGGTGCGATTTATTACGAATTGCTCACCGGCGTTCCCGCCTTTGGCCGCGCACGCGAGCGGTCCGACCGGGCTCAAGTCAGCCGCTATCGCGACGTCCGTCCGATTACTGCCATCGATTCGACATTACCCGGCGCGGTGGTTGATATTGTCAACAAAATGTTGCAGTACAATCCCAAGGCACGCTACCAAACTCCCACGGCATTGATCAGCGATTTACGCAGTGCACAGCGCGAATTGGGAGACAGCAGTAGTCCAGACGTACCGTCGCAGCCATCCAACAAGCAGCGTAAGCGGCGGCGTGACAGCGAAATGCGGACGGTGATGTGCATCGAGGATCGCTCGAAACAGCAAAATGACTTGCGAAGCTATTTCTCGAAACATGGTTTTCGCGTGCTGATGCTCAACGATCTGCAGCGCGGGTTAAATCGCTTGTCGACGGCGCCTCCCGACTGCATGGTGATCATGGCCGAATCGGTCGGCAGCGGTGCCCTAGAGGGCTTCCAAGAAGCGGCTCGGTTGCGAAACGGTTCCCCGATGGTCACTGTTTTGGTGCTACCGGAAAACCAAGCCGATCAAAAAGCGGAAATCGACATCACGCCAACCGAACAGGTCCTGGTGCAGCCGGTCACCCTCCGCGAACTGCGCACCTGCATCAAAACCGGTTTAGACGCCGCCAGCAGCAACGGCAAATCCGGCCCGGAACGTAACTGAGCGGTCCGGCGTTACGGCGGCCATTAAATGCGCCAGAATTCGCTGGTTAGCGGTTTCAGACTTGTTGACGCCAAGTATCGAGTGCAACCTCTGAAACTGCTCTAACGATAGCTGCTGTGTCGCATGCGTACAGGTCTGCGCAATTGAACACGCCGATTTCCAACAGCCGATACGCACCTTGGTCTGTTCTGCAAATATCAGCCACCCAGACACGCTCCGGTTGATACGCGGATGAGGCGATGATTTCCGCTAACTCCAAGGCTTTCGGGTCAATCGTCGCTTTGGGAGCAAACTTTTCAGAGTCAATATATTCTGAACCGGTAACGATGGTCTGATCCGCAATGATGAACCGCCACTCAGCGACGATCGATTTTGGCGAACTGACGACAACCAGGGCATTGGCAGGGACATCATAAAAGCCCATCAACTCCATGTCGGCATCAAACGTAGTTGTCGAAGTAATTTGGCCAGTGAACAGCTTTAACGGGGAATCAGGACGAACGAAAATCTTATCGTCGCGTCCCAGTGTGCCGAATAAGAATTCACGGCACCGCCGGAGTTCACCGAATGGCAGCATGATGTAGTCATTATTGAGGAGGTGTTCCCCAAAATGGCAATAATAGGAGGAGCATGCAAAGTTTTCGAAGGTTGCGAAAACACCTGGCTTCCAAAGTCGTTCGCGTGAAATTCGTGACACGATTTCAATGTCACCGTGGACGACGGCGCACGCATCTTGAGGAAAAATCTCACGATACGAACAGCCTTCGTCATCCCAGTTGTAGCCGGCCTTCGGATCGTGAATCAGTTTTACTTCGTGGCCTTGCGCGCGAATGTCGGCAATCAATTGGTCTCGATAATGATCAAAGAGCCCCGCATCGATAACCCAGCCGACGTTCATTTGTCGTTTTGACTCCGGAGGAACGCATACACCTACAAACCGGCGCACTGGAGAAGAGGGCCCGCCGATTCAGCAGCGAGCCCCATCTCTGTGATGTCACCAACAAGCGCTGGTTGCTAATGCAGATCCATGTCGCACGACAAACCGCCGCTGGCGCCGATGTAGGTTTCCAGCACGTAGTCCATCACCATGCGGTCGGCGTTGAATCGCCAGCCTAAGGTTCGCACGGCGCGTTTCATGCGCTTGATCCACTCTTGCGGCAAATCGTCGACGTCGCGGCGGTAATATAGCGGCACGACCTCTTCGGTCAGTACCTTCATCAGGCTGTCGGCATCGCGTTGATCCTGAATCTCCTGATTCACGTGCGTGCGACCTGTGCCGATGGCGAAGCCGTTGCTGCCATCGTAGGCCTCCGCCCACCAACCGTCCAAGATCGAGCAGTTCAACCCGCCATTGAGCACCACCTTTTGGCCGCTGGTTCCCGAGGCTTCCAACGGACGCCGCGGATTGTTCAGCCAAACATCGACCCCTTGCACCAAGTGCCGGCCGAGGTTGATGTCGTAGTTTTCCAGCAGCACCACCCGCCCGCGGAAACGTTCATCTTGGGACAACTGGTGAATCCGCTGCACGATGGCTTTACCGTTGTCATCAGCTGGGTGAGCCTTGCCGGCAAAGATGAATTGAATGGGCCGCTCTTCGTCGCCGATCAGATCGGCCAACAAATCCAAGTCCCGCATAAACAAATCGGATCGTTTATACGGTGCGAACCGCCGCGCAAATCCGATCGTGAGGATCTGTGGATCCAACGAGGCCCGCATTTTTTCGATTTGCTCCGGCGACTCTTTGCGACGCTCCGC from Symmachiella dynata encodes:
- a CDS encoding cadherin repeat domain-containing protein — translated: MRISLFITTVLAISSQTGMSDETQSANAPGQPQGPRFSVAENSPIGTTVGTVTSKKGANQSLRTYSITGGNEHQTFVIHAKTGRIAVRNSSRLDYETNPEYVLQITVEGTEDFDDSFDSGFAAELRKSGINVEDDKQLLETLSVTITVKNVNEFPALEAQTLSIAENSAASVVVGRVLVSDPDAGDTHLFLFNNDNARSPFEIDPRTGEITVLDPTALDYEIQTYFEMNVVAIDAGGAALSETLRIEVTDINEPPQLAAEMFTLPEASDPGTVVGRIPGVDPDGEAALTYAIVRGNDDNAFTINERTGEISVAKSAALDFEQTPQRQIGIEARDAQGDIGTTEVQIQLTDVNEPPVAGNQEFALPSQIESGAVLGTISADDPDQGEQLTFGITDGNDDGAFAIDPKTGELTVVSPEKLNARSARQAALSISIADRAEASTTATATIDLGIAQADSSLAAAIRAMSAENEDTDDTTHPVDSQTAAVVAKPTPKTKPAPPVTPKVATSATAPAAVATAVPTNVVPASNKRAAASWLLLCIGGAAVVWGAVLVLTSLRQRRMSATLRKSIAAAHHDEELLHERMLSLDAFSNELRAERDELMATRRLLTGEFEKLKSLLGRQTEELRSTDTVLQHGDEILQKQMAMAAAPAPVTGPAGETLDSVRRQFAVQHQRLGTLQETMEQRDRELIDTCSKMDTRLEEVLQKVSLIDTFDESQQGGGDDLPPSEEDNVAGAHAMAAWDKRQAQIQELEQQFDSSTGEPSPSGMATKASLQDEAMTSTAVSDMEFDYGLLDAKPSPGELFTDDPATDEHVTEEMQQKWAARTELNTLRSVANQSTRTTLANYSRKKFLRSKLLLGSLALFGVSFAMLLWLGGLGANASQSSLGWGALGTGAVATVLLVSSWFKHRR
- a CDS encoding HEAT repeat domain-containing protein: MLKKSWSASRLLSVVTALAVIPIFWPTTVSAGWFKGLFHKENRTEYDPVKISPHCQQYYGYFPTCWRVFPQDFQNCPPGGFCPSSPTMMQPQYPGDSEMPVDVPAPEPADDGDLPVDTGDVPAEDGPPPVPPALPYEEPADDVPTDINPVPDISEDAPALDLPPEAPPVESEPVPANDEEASSDLFLPPRTRRQVTTTERTTTASEQPAIQVTRKPRQINRREPLVRLETIETPAASDIAVDDRRPTSTFPTTAPALPIPLEAEGDVADLLQALSNPNAPNRDKLVYRLGMMKEEAAPAVPALTVLLHDADAKVRMHSALALWRITHKTEFAVPTLSNGLSDGANSVQSLAAVALGEIGPPAEKAVPMLVSASECEVTPGNLQAAEALWKVAGKNANSIAVLTSALDDADADVRWVSAYALAEIAPNSNVVVKALAARLSDENARVREVSAFALGAVGSPSKTVVPELLEAMNDDNPGVRNAATRALLLIDP
- a CDS encoding histidine triad nucleotide-binding protein, with protein sequence MSDEKTIFKKIIDKEIPADIVFEDDLCLAFRDVNPQAPTHVLVIPKQEIPSVADLADSDAALAGHLLLVARDVAKQLELDSGFRLVVNNGPGAGQTVDHLHIHILGGRSLVWPPG
- a CDS encoding DUF3500 domain-containing protein — translated: MRSTKPLIAFVVMAAMGTLLWAGAEGDVPSGERMIAAATKFENSLNAKQRSKAEFQFDDEERLNWHFIPRERKGLPLKDLEGEALKAAHNLIQSGLSDAGYTQALDVMSLEEVVYLLEQGDRQERRERRDPDKYYLSLFGKPNPQGKWGWRLEGHHLSLNFVVQDGNVVSSTPEFFGANPGYISAGPGREIRVLAAEEDFARQIVNISTPQQLKTIWISEKADRDIRGAGESQPVVTDPIGLAYRDMSDEQQKLLSALLSEYLRNMPQDISQQRHAELKAAGLDDITLAWWGGRERNEPHAYRLQGPTFIVEYNNTQNSANHIHSIWRNLSGDFDVARNQ
- a CDS encoding aspartate aminotransferase family protein; protein product: MSQVVSSALEQEYRDAFPESAKHFQQGRETFPSGVTHDARYLEPFPVYVHSAAGSRKQTVEGRELVDYWMGHGSMLLGHSHPAVVAAVQKQAALGTHYGACHESEMRWAEWVIKLVPSAQRVRFVNSGTEATLMALRVSRIVSGKTKVIKFAGHFHGWHDGLIPGADAPHDTGSYAMPGVTDSVMGDLVIVPPNNLAALEQAIDEHDPACVFVEATGGHFGAVPVRGEFLRGLRELTERKGVILVCDEVITGFRVHPSGAQGYYEFVPDLTTMAKILAGGLPGGALAGRADLMAALEFDNPHGKKMKHPGTFNGNPLSAAAGIAALEIVSTGEPCTHANEVARRLRTEINEVFARKNAPWVAYGEFSAVNILPNYTGPRPESDDFIPHDNQLEKLDISFDRRLSSAFRMALLLNGVDFFGWKAMTSAAHSDEDIQQTVAAFDHMIDRLRDEGLSE
- a CDS encoding N-acetylglucosamine-6-phosphate deacetylase encodes the protein MNAIGNHEAVMFIEGRRYDTGEPVRISIDQGRIATIEPARPTGPIEEWPYVAPGMFDLQINGHGGIWYSQPGLTAEDIIGTLIPHFAHGVTRIFPTLITNSFENLASGFTAIRQACEQEAWVAEMAPGCHLEGPYISREDGPRGAHGLEYVRDADWDEFSRLQEISGNRIKLLTLAPEVPGAIELIRRAVKSGVTVSIGHTAATPEDIRAAADAGATLSTHLGNGAHGMLRRHPNYIWEQLAEDRLHTSIICDGHHLPASVVKTILRVKSPQRTILTCDAAGLAGCPPGEYRNAGVDVEVLADGRIVIAGQDQLLAGSTLCTDACVANAMRLGGVSLKEAIDMAGRVPARLVGLETIELLPGSRADLITFHVSPESNCLDIRATLFGGEYRHGG
- a CDS encoding serine/threonine-protein kinase, coding for MRLTSVDNLGHQLVRLEFVTQSELAACMAQLRGNGSTPEDLLRLLERKQHVTSYQVGKILRGEIDFLVQGRYTLMYRNGAGSFARVFRAKARDTGEMVGIKLLRQRYVQDPGSVAEFHREAQLGKTMKHPNIVPIYDVGRNGDHHYFSMEFIEGGNLRELMRIRKKLSVADATRSTLDMASGLEYALGRGFTHRDLKMTNVLLSSKGVAKLVDFGLAGGDLHLHHEPGESSARALEYATLEKSTGVPPNDPRSDLFFLGAIYYELLTGVPAFGRARERSDRAQVSRYRDVRPITAIDSTLPGAVVDIVNKMLQYNPKARYQTPTALISDLRSAQRELGDSSSPDVPSQPSNKQRKRRRDSEMRTVMCIEDRSKQQNDLRSYFSKHGFRVLMLNDLQRGLNRLSTAPPDCMVIMAESVGSGALEGFQEAARLRNGSPMVTVLVLPENQADQKAEIDITPTEQVLVQPVTLRELRTCIKTGLDAASSNGKSGPERN